In Hyperolius riggenbachi isolate aHypRig1 chromosome 10, aHypRig1.pri, whole genome shotgun sequence, a genomic segment contains:
- the LOC137534419 gene encoding histone H3, which produces MARTKQTARKSTGGKAPRKQLATKAARKSAPATGGVKKPHRYRPGTVALREIRRYQKSTELLIRKLPFQRLVREIAQDFKTDLRFQSSAVMALQEASEAYLVGLFEDTNLCAIHAKRVTIMPKDIQLARRIRGERA; this is translated from the coding sequence ATGGCCAGAACCAAGCAGACAGCCCGCAAGTCCACCGGCGGGAAGGCTCCCCGCAAGCAGCTGGCTACTAAAGCCGCCCGTAAGAGCGCTCCAGCCACCGGCGGAGTGAAGAAGCCCCACCGCTACCGGCCCGGCACTGTGGCTCTCCGCGAGATCCGCCGCTACCAGAAATCCACCGAGCTGCTAATCCGCAAGCTGCCCTTCCAGCGCCTGGTGCGGGAGATCGCTCAGGACTTCAAGACCGACCTGCGCTTCCAGAGCTCGGCCGTCATGGCTCTGCAGGAGGCCAGCGAGGCTTACCTGGTGGGGCTCTTCGAGGACACCAACCTGTGCGCCATCCACGCCAAGAGGGTCACCATCATGCCCAAAGACATCCAGCTGGCCCGCAGGATCCGCGGCGAGAGGGCCTAA
- the LOC137534407 gene encoding histone H1.10-like codes for MAETAPAAAPPAAEPAAKKKQSKKAAAGGAKKASQKPSGPSVSDLIVRAVSASKERSGVSLAALKKALAAGGYDVEKNNSRLKLAVRSLLTKGTLVHVKGTGASGSFKISKKEGSKDKAAAKKKPSAAAKSKKPAAAAKSPKKAKKAPSAAKKSPKKAAKKPAAAKSPAKKAAKPKAAKSPAKKAAKPKAAKSPAKKAAKPKAAKSPAKKATKPKAAKSPAKKAAPKKK; via the coding sequence ATGGCAGAGACCGCACCAGCAGCCGCCCCTCCCGCAGCGGAGCCGGCCGCCAAGAAGAAGCAGAGCAAGAAGGCGGCAGCCGGAGGAGCCAAGAAAGCCAGCCAGAAGCCTTCCGGTCCCAGCGTGTCCGATCTGATCGTCAGAGCCGTGTCCGCCTCTAAGGAGCGCAGCGGGGTTTCCCTGGCCGCCCTGAAGAAGGCTCTGGCTGCCGGAGGATACGATGTAGAGAAGAATAACAGCCGCCTCAAGCTGGCCGTCAGGAGCTTGCTGACAAAGGGCACCCTCGTCCATGTCAAAGGTACCGGCGCCTCCGGCTCCTtcaagatcagcaagaaggagggcagcaaagacaaGGCGGCCGCCAAGAAAAAGCCATCCGCTGCGGCTAAGTCTAAGAAGCCGGCTGCTGCTGCCAAGTCTCCAAAGAAAGCTAAGAAAGCCCCCAGTGCTGCCAAGAAGAGCCCGAAGAAAGCGGCCAAGAAACCTGCAGCTGCTAAGAGCCCGGCTAAGAAGGCAGCCAAGCCTAAAGCCGCTAAGAGCCCGGCAAAGAAGGCAGCCAAGCCTAAAGCCGCTAAGAGCCCGGCAAAGAAGGCAGCCAAGCCTAAAGCCGCTAAGAGCCCGGCAAAGAAGGCAACGAAGCCTAAAGCCGCTAAGAGCCCGGCTAAGAAGGCCGCTCCTAAGAAGAAATAA